The Danio rerio strain Tuebingen ecotype United States chromosome 10, GRCz12tu, whole genome shotgun sequence genome contains a region encoding:
- the LOC141376453 gene encoding trace amine-associated receptor 13c-like, translating into MKGQKGEQNKLLTGGDSLMAFETEDQETQYCFPDINSSCVKRRSLSHGYITIYVFVSLLSAWTVFLNLLVIISISHFKKLHTPTNMIILSLAVNDLFIGLAMPVEAIRLIETCWYFGDTFCGLYLLFVSILLSASVGNLLLIAVDRYVAVCHPLLYPQKITITNMLMSICLNWFCLSAYCITFVIKNRDFDTPHRTAYCYGECFLMISFSWIITDLFMSFIFPCTLIMMFYLRIFYVVHQQVKVINSLMKRDKCVKEGSVKRKSESKAALTLGIIVTVYLLCYIPYCICSLTVNSSTALNVIVWFLYANSGVNPLVYALFYTWFKKTAKLILTLNIFQPASSLINIFTQN; encoded by the coding sequence ATGAAAGGACAGAAAggagagcagaacaaactccTAACAGGAGGAGACTCACTCATGGCCTTCGAGACAGAGGATCAGGAGACTCAATACTGCTTTCCTGACATCAACTCATCATGTGTCAAGAGGAGAAGCTTAAGTCATGGATATATCACCATATATGTGTTTGTATCGTTGCTGTCAGCATGGACTGTGTTTCTGAACCTGCTggtgatcatctccatctctcacttcaaGAAGCTTCACACTCCAACCAACATGATTATTCTCTCTCTGGCTGTAAATGATCTGTTTATTGGACTCGCCATGCCTGTAGAGGCCATCAGACTGATTGAGACGTGTTGGTATTTTGGAGACACTTTCTGTGGActctatttattatttgtgtCAATACTTCTCTCAGCATCTGTTGGGAATTTACTTTTAATTGCTGTTGATCGTTATGTGGCTGTGTGTCACCCTTTACTGTATCCACAGAAAATAACCATCACTAACATGTTGATGAGTATCTGTCTAAACTGGTTTTGCTTATCAGCTTACTGCATTACCTTTGTAATTAAAAATAGAGATTTTGACACTCCACACAGAACAGCTTATTGTTATGGAGAGTGTTTCTTAATGATAAGTTTTAGCTGGATCATCACTGATCTGTTCATGTCTTTTATTTTTCCTTGCACTCTGATCATGATGTTTTATTTGAGGATTTTCTATGTCGTTCATCAGCAAGTGAAGGTTATAAACTCTCTGATGAAGCGTGATAAATGTGTAAAAGAGGGTTCAGTGAAGAGGAAATCTGAGAGTAAAGCTGCTCTGACTTTAGGAATCATTGTGACTGTTTATCTGCTTTGCTATATTCCATATTGTATCTGTTCTCTAACTGTAAACTCCTCCACAGCTCTAAATGTTATAGTATGGTTTTTGTATGCTAACTCTGGTGTGAATCCTCtggtttatgctttattttacacctggtttaaaaagacagctaaactcatcttAACTCTGAACATATTTCAGCCAGCATCCTCTCTGATCAATATCTTTAcacaaaattaa
- the LOC141376452 gene encoding trace amine-associated receptor 13c-like yields MKGQKGEQNKLLTGGDSLMAYETEDQETQYCFPAINSSCVKERSASHGYIIIYVFVSLLSAWTVFLNLLVIISISHFKKLHTPTNMIILSLAVNDLFIGLIIPIEAIRQIETCWYFGDTFCGLYLLFVSLLLAASLGNLVIIAVDRYVAVCHPLLYPQKITITNMLKSICLSWVCFSAYCITFIINNGSFDTSHRTDVCYGQCLMIISFSCLIIDLFMSFIFPCLLIITLYLRIFYVVHQQVKVINSLMKAGKCVTEGSVKRKSESKAALTLGIIVSVFLLCWIPYYICSLTVNSYTAINVLIFGVHASSGLNPLVYALFYPWFKKTAKLILTLKIFQPASSLINIFLQD; encoded by the coding sequence ATGAAAGGACAGAAAggagagcagaacaaactccTAACAGGAGGAGACTCACTCATGGCCTATGAGACAGAGGATCAGGAGACTCAATACTGCTTTCCTGCCATAAACTCATCATGTGTCAAGGAGAGAAGCGCAAGTCATGGATATATCatcatatatgtgtttgtgtcattgctgtcagcatggactgtgtttctgaacctgctggtgatcatctccatctctcacttcaaGAAGCTTCACACTCCAACCAACATGATTATTCTCTCTCTGGCTGTAAATGATCTGTTTATTGGACTCATCATACCTATAGAGGCTATCAGACAGATTGAGACTTGCTGGTATTTTGGAGACACTTTCTGtggactttatttattatttgtgtcaTTACTTCTGGCAGCATCGCTTGGTAATTTAGTTATAATCGCTGTTGATCGTTATGTAGCTGTGTGTCACCCTCTACTGTACCCACAGAAAATAACAATCACTAACATGTTAAAGAGTATCTGTCTGAGCTGGGTTTGCTTTTCAGCTTACTGCATTACCTTTATAATTAATAATGGAAGTTTTGACACTTCACACAGAACAGATGTGTGTTATGGACAGTGTTTAATGATAATAAGTTTTAGTTGCTTAATCATTGATCTGTTCATGTCTTTTATTTTTCCTTGTTTGCTGATCATCACTTTATATTTGAGGATTTTCTATGTGGTTCATCAGCAAGTGAAGGTTATAAACTCTCTGATGAAGGCTGGTAAATGTGTAACGGAGGGTTCAGTGAAGAGGAAATCTGAGAGTAAAGCTGCTCTGACTTTAGGAATCATTGTGTCAGTTTTTCTGCTTTGCTGGATTCCTTATTACATCTGTTCTCTCACTGTCAACTCTTACACagctataaatgttttaatatttgggGTACATGCTAGCTCCGGTCTGAATCCTCtggtttatgctttattttacccCTGGTTTAAAAAGACAGCTAAACTCATTTTAACTCTAAAAATATTTCAGCCGGCATCTTCTCTgatcaatatttttttacaagatTAA
- the LOC141376335 gene encoding trace amine-associated receptor 13c-like: protein MKGQKGEQNKLLTGGDSLMAYETEDQETQYCFPDINSSCVKGRRSSNGYIIIYVFVSLLSAWTVFLNLLVIISISHFKKLHTPTNMIILSLAVNDLLVGVVMPVEAIRMTETCWYFGDTFCGLYLFFVSLLLAASLGNLLLIAVDRYVAVCHPLLYTQKITITKMLTSICLCWACFSTYCTTFVIDNRNFDTSHRTDVCYGECLVMISLSWLVIDLFMSFIFPCTLIILLYLRIFYVVHQQVKVINSLMKRGKCVTEGSVKRKSESKAALTLGIIVSVYLLCWIPYCICSLIVNSSTALNVIIWTVYANSGVNPLVYALFYPWFKKTGKLILTLNILQPASSVINIFTQNKL, encoded by the coding sequence ATGAAAGGACAGAAAGGAGAACAGAACAAACTCCTAACAGGAGGAGACTCACTCATGGCCTACGAGACAGAGGATCAGGAGACTCAATACTGCTTTCCTGACATCAACTCATCATGTGTCAAGGGGAGACGCTCAAGTAATGGATATATCatcatatatgtgtttgtgtcattgctgtcagcatggactgtgtttctgaacctgctggtgatcatctccatctctcacttcaaGAAGCTTCACACTCCAACCAACATGATTATTCTCTCTCTGGCTGTAAATGATCTGCTTGTTGGAGTTGTCATGCCTGTAGAGGCCATCAGAATGACTGAGACGTGTTGGTATTTTGGAGACACTTTCTGTGGactctatttattttttgtgtcttTACTTCTCGCAGCATCTCTtggtaatttacttttaattgctGTTGATCGTTATGTGGCTGTGTGTCACCCTCTACTGTATACACAGAAAATAACCATCACTAAAATGTTAACAAGTATCTGCCTGTGCTGGGCTTGCTTTTCAACTTACTGCACTACCTTTGTAATTGATAATAGAAATTTTGACACTTCACACAGAACAGATGTGTGTTACGGAGAGTGTTTAGTAATGATAAGTCTTAGTTGGTTAGTCATTGATCTGTTCATGTCTTTTATTTTTCCTTGCACTCTGATCATACTGTTATATTTGAGGATTTTCTATGTTGTTCATCAGCAAGTGAAGGTTATAAACTCTCTGATGAAGCGTGGTAAATGTGTAACAGAGGGTTCAGTAAAGAGGAAATCTGAGAGTAAAGCTGCTCTAACTTTAGGAATCATTGTGTCAGTTTATCTGCTGTGCTGGATTCCATATTGCATCTGTTCTCTAATTGTAAACTCCTCCACAGCTCTAAATGTTATAATATGGACTGTGTATGCTAACTCAGGTGTGAATCCTCtggtttatgctttattttacccCTGGTTTAAAAAGACAGGTAAACTCATCTTGACTCTAAACATATTACAGCCAGCATCCTCTGTAATCAAtatttttacacaaaataaactataa
- the taar20i gene encoding trace amine-associated receptor 13c-like, translated as MKRQKGEQNKLLTGGDSLMPYETEDQETQYCFPNINSSCVKEQRSSHGYIIIYVFVSLLSAWTVFLNLLVIISISHFKKLHTPTNMIILSLAVNDLLIGLAMPMEAIRMIQTCWYFGDTFCGIYILFVSILLAASLGNLLLIAVDRYVAVCHPLFYPRKTTMAKILITICLNFACLSAYNTAFVINNGYFDTSHRTDVCYGQCSVMIRFSWIVTDLFMSFIFPCTLIMMFYLRIFYVVHQQVKVINSLMKGGKCVTEGSGKRKSESKAALTLGIIVSVYMLCWIPYYICSLTVNSYTAINVLIFGVHASSGLNPLVYALFYPWFKKTAKLILTLMIFQPASSLINVFTHEL; from the coding sequence atgaaaagacagaaaggagagcagaacaaactccTAACAGGAGGAGACTCACTCATGCCCTACGAGACAGAGGATCAGGAGACTCAATACTGCTTTCCTAACATCAACTCATCATGCGTCAAGGAACAACGCTCCAGTCATGGATATATCatcatatatgtgtttgtgtcattgctgtcagcatggactgtgtttctgaacctgctggtgatcatctccatctctcacttcaaGAAGCTTCACACTCCAACCAACATGATTATTCTCTCTCTGGCTGTAAATGATCTGCTTATTGGACTCGCCATGCCTATGGAGGCCATCAGAATGATTCAGACATGTTGGTATTTTGGAGACACTTTCTGTggaatttatatattatttgtgtcAATACTTCTCGCAGCATCTCTtggtaatttacttttaattgctGTTGATCGTTATGTGGCTGTTTGTCACCCTTTATTTTACCCACGGAAAACAACAATGgctaaaatattaataactatCTGTCTGAATTTTGCTTGTTTATCAGCATATAACACTGCCTTTGTAATTAATAATGGATATTTTGACACTTCACACAGAACAGATGTGTGTTATGGACAGTGTTCAGTCATGATACGTTTTAGCTGGATAGTCACTGATCTGTTCATGTCTTTTATTTTTCCTTGCACTCTGATCATGATGTTTTATTTGAGGATTTTCTATGTGGTTCATCAGCAAGTGAAGGTTATAAACTCTCTGATGAAGGGTGGTAAATGTGTAACGGAGGGTTCAGGGAAGAGGAAATCTGAGAGTAAAGCTGCTCTGACTTTAGGAATCATTGTGTCAGTGTATATGCTTTGCTGGATTCCATATTATATCTGTTCTCTAACTGTAAACTCTTACACagctataaatgttttaatatttggtGTACATGCTAGCTCTGGTCTGAATCCTCtggtttatgctttattttacccCTGGTTTAAAAAGACAGCTAAACTCATTTTAACTCTGATGATATTTCAGCCGGCGTCCTCTCTTATCAATGTTTTTACACATGAATTATAA
- the taar20v gene encoding trace amine-associated receptor 13c produces the protein MKGQKGEKNKLLTGGDSLMAYETEDQETQYCFPDINSSCVKRRSSSHGYNIIYVFVSLLSAWTVFLNLLVIISISHFKKLHTPTNMIILSLAVTDLLIGLVMPVEAIRLIETCWYFGDTFCGLYLLFVSILLSASLGNLVLLAVDRYVAVCHPLQYPQKITTTKTLMSICLSWLCLSAYNTAIVINNGYFDSSRRTDVCYGRCLIMVSFSWIVTDLCMSCIFPCTLIIMLYLRIFFVVHQQVKVINSLITGGKCVTEGSVQRKSESKAALTLGIIVSVYLLCYIPYYICSLTEIPSTAMNVLIWAVHSNSGLNPLVYALFYRWFKKTAKLILTLEIFQPASSWINIFTEN, from the coding sequence ATGAAAGGACAGAAAGGAGAGAAGAACAAACTCCTAACAGGAGGAGACTCACTCATGGCCTATGAGACAGAGGATCAGGAGACTCAATACTGCTTTCCTGACATCAACTCATCATGTGTCAAGAGGAGAAGCTCCAGTCATGGATATAACATCATCTATGTGTTTGTGTCATTGCTGTCAGCATGGACTGTGTTTCTGAACCTGCTggtgatcatctccatctctcacttcaaGAAGCTTCACACTCCAACCAACATGATTATTCTCTCTCTGGCTGTAACTGATCTACTTATTGGACTCGTCATGCCTGTAGAGGCCATCAGACTGATTGAGACATGTTGGTATTTTGGAGACACTTTCTGTGGActctatttattatttgtgtCAATACTTCTCTCAGCATCGCTTggtaatttagttttattagcTGTTGATCGTTATGTGGCTGTGTGTCACCCTCTACAGTACCCACAGAAAATAACCACCACTAAAACGTTAATGAGTATCTGTCTGAGCTGGCTTTGCTTGTCAGCTTATAATACTGCCATTGTAATTAATAATGGATATTTTGACTCTTCACGCAGAACAGATGTGTGTTATGGTCGGTGTTTAATCATGGTGAGTTTTAGCTGGATAGTCACTGATCTGTGCATGTCTTGTATTTTTCCATGCACCCTGATCATAATGTTATATTTGAGGATTTTCTTTGTAGTCCATCAGCAAGTAAAAGTTATAAATTCTCTAATTACAGGTGGTAAATGTGTAACGGAGGGTTCAGTGCAGAGGAAATCTGAGAGTAAAGCTGCTCTGACTTTAGGAATCATTGTGTCAGTTTATCTGCTTTGCTATATTCCTTACTATATCTGCTCTCTAACTGAAATCCCATCCACAGCAATGAATGTTTTAATATGGGCTGTCCATTCTAACTCAGGTCTGAATCCTCTGGTTTATGCTTTGTTTTACCGCTGGTTTAAAAAGACAGCAAAACTCATCCTTACGTTGGAAATATTTCAGCCTGCATCCTCTtggattaatatttttacagaaaattaa
- the taar20c1 gene encoding trace amine-associated receptor 13c-like encodes MKGQKGEKNKLLTGGDSLMAYETEDQETQYCFPDINSSCVKEQRSSHGYIITYVFVSLLSAWTVFLNLLVIISISHFKKLHTPTNMIILSLAVNDLLVGLVMPIEAIRLIETCWYFGDTFCGLYLLFVSLLLATSIGNLVLIAVDRYVAVCHPLLYPQKITITKTLMSICLSWACSSAYIIAILINNSYFDTSHRKDKCYGECLLMITFSWFVTDLFMSFIFPCTLIMMLYLRIFYVVHQQVKVINSLMKHGKCLKEGSVKRKSESKAALTLGIIVSVYLLCYIPYCICSLTVNSVTAMNVLIWIVYSNSGVNPLVYALFYPWFKKTAKHILTLKIFQLTSSLFNVFTEHL; translated from the coding sequence ATGAAAGGACAGAAAGGAGAGAAGAACAAACTCCTAACAGGAGGAGACTCACTCATGGCCTACGAGACAGAGGATCAGGAGACTCAATACTGCTTTCCTGACATCAACTCATCATGTGTCAAGGAACAACGCTCCAGTCATGGATATATCATCACATATGTGTTTGTGTCATTGCTGTCAGCATGGACTGTGTTTCTGAACCTGCTggtgatcatctccatctctcacttcaaGAAGCTTCACACTCCAACCAACATGATTATTCTCTCTCTGGCTGTAAATGATCTGTTAGTTGGACTCGTCATGCCTATAGAGGCCATCAGACTGATTGAGACGTGTTGGTATTTTGGAGACACTTTCTGTGGActctatttattatttgtgtCATTACTTCTGGCAACATCTATtggtaatttagttttaattgctGTTGATCGTTATGTGGCTGTGTGTCACCCTTTACTGTACCCACAGAAAATAACCATCACTAAAACACTAATGAGTATCTGTCTGAGCTGGGCTTGTTCATCAGCTTATATCATtgcaattttaattaataatagttattttgACACTTCACACAGAAAAGACAAGTGTTATGGAGAGTGTTTGCTCATGATAACGTTTAGCTGGTTTGTCACTGATCTGTTCATGTCTTTTATTTTTCCTTGCACTCTGATCATGATGTTATATTTGAGGATCTTCTATGTTGTTCATCAGCAAGTGAAGGTTATAAACTCTCTAATGAAGCATGGTAAATGTCTAAAAGAGGGTTCAGTGAAGAGGAAATCTGAGAGTAAAGCAGCTCTGACTTTAGGAATCATTGTGTCAGTTTATCTGCTTTGCTATATCCCATATTGCATCTGTTCTCTAACTGTAAACTCTGTCACGGCTATGAATGTTTTAATATGGATTGTGTATTCTAACTCAGGTGTGAATCCTCtggtttatgctttattttacccCTGGTTTAAAAAGACAGCTAAACACATTTTAACACTGAAAATATTTCAGCTGACGTcctctctgtttaatgtttttacAGAACATTTATAA